The Methanocella arvoryzae MRE50 genome includes a region encoding these proteins:
- a CDS encoding HD domain-containing protein, whose amino-acid sequence MSPIRDPIHGYIEILPSIEKLLDTKIVQRLRNVKQLGWTNLAYPGANHTRFEHSLGTYYLAGRLAANLDEQEKAEIEVAALLHDIGHGPYSHDCEDVLERYTRRDHADVKFLLERPEIASILEEQGMKPATIASHIKGETRISQIVNGTLDVDRMDYILRDAYYTGVSYGIVDVEHLLRHLGFRDNSLVLYQRGLKSAEALLMSRFLMYPSVYNHHVGRIAGAMFVNALETAIDAGMINPFDLQLMDDYELNVKMRSMQGYPGEIIRRLNQRELFKRALFVGFESVDRNIVRYSSVHRDAEVEIARLAGIDRGYVLVDIPKVPDFKERNMKVLTENDQLKYLDSVSNLARIMESSYTDDWRMGVYTLPEYREKVGQIARDYFNVEKVPKQSKLEIA is encoded by the coding sequence GTGAGCCCAATACGTGACCCGATCCATGGCTATATAGAAATACTGCCTTCCATCGAGAAGCTGCTGGACACGAAGATCGTCCAGCGCCTGCGAAACGTCAAACAGCTCGGATGGACTAACCTGGCATATCCGGGTGCCAACCATACCAGGTTCGAGCACTCTCTTGGTACATACTACCTGGCGGGCAGGCTCGCCGCTAATCTGGACGAGCAGGAAAAAGCCGAGATCGAAGTCGCTGCCTTGCTGCACGATATCGGGCACGGCCCGTATTCTCATGACTGCGAAGACGTGCTCGAAAGGTATACTCGCAGGGATCACGCGGATGTCAAGTTCCTGCTGGAGCGGCCGGAGATCGCCTCCATCCTCGAGGAGCAGGGCATGAAGCCGGCCACCATCGCCTCTCACATCAAAGGAGAAACCCGGATCAGCCAGATCGTGAATGGGACGCTGGACGTGGATCGGATGGACTACATCCTCCGGGACGCTTACTACACCGGCGTATCTTACGGTATCGTCGACGTCGAGCACCTGCTCAGGCACCTGGGCTTCAGGGACAATTCGCTGGTGCTGTACCAGCGTGGGCTGAAGTCTGCCGAAGCCTTGCTGATGTCCCGGTTTTTAATGTACCCATCGGTATACAACCACCATGTGGGGCGCATCGCAGGCGCCATGTTTGTCAACGCGCTCGAAACCGCTATCGATGCGGGGATGATAAATCCCTTCGACCTGCAGTTGATGGACGACTACGAGCTCAACGTGAAGATGAGGAGTATGCAGGGCTATCCGGGCGAGATCATCCGTCGGCTTAACCAGCGTGAGCTTTTCAAGAGGGCTTTATTCGTGGGCTTCGAGTCCGTGGACCGGAACATCGTGCGGTACTCGAGCGTGCACCGGGACGCAGAAGTGGAAATCGCCCGGCTGGCTGGTATCGATCGGGGCTATGTGTTAGTCGATATTCCTAAAGTGCCCGACTTCAAGGAGCGCAACATGAAAGTGCTCACCGAGAACGACCAGTTGAAATACCTCGACAGTGTCTCCAACCTGGCCCGGATCATGGAAAGCTCATACACCGATGACTGGCGGATGGGCGTCTACACCCTGCCGGAATACCGGGAGAAAGTGGGCCAGATCGCCAGGGACTACTTTAACGTAGAGAAGGTGCCGAAGCAAAGTAAGCTGGAGATTGCATGA
- the lpdD gene encoding prenylated flavin chaperone LpdD — protein MNSQIVLEKSAGRLTVRLSATRIGPDLLVVISGGAAHIGAVGAGNTCSGLASSSVITMPGHRDDRIAKDAAELLAKKFDCNCVVVVGVHYDDITPQEIKDVMIMSNSLISEMEEALRTAE, from the coding sequence ATGAATAGCCAGATCGTTCTCGAGAAGTCAGCAGGGCGGCTTACGGTCCGCCTGAGCGCTACCCGTATCGGGCCCGACCTGCTGGTCGTAATCTCCGGGGGAGCGGCTCACATCGGTGCCGTAGGTGCGGGCAATACCTGCTCTGGCCTGGCCAGTTCTTCGGTCATCACTATGCCAGGGCACAGGGACGACCGGATAGCGAAAGATGCAGCTGAACTTCTGGCCAAAAAGTTCGACTGTAACTGCGTGGTTGTGGTCGGAGTGCACTATGACGATATAACCCCCCAGGAGATCAAAGACGTGATGATCATGAGTAATTCCCTTATCTCGGAGATGGAGGAAGCGCTACGAACCGCAGAATAG
- a CDS encoding UbiX family flavin prenyltransferase: MDVLNGHVETHLIISEQGREIIEYETDIPVDRVIKKATFYHDDGDFMAPVASGSYRWDTMVIVPCTMKTLSSIATGFADTLISRAADVTLKESRRLIIVPREMPLNLVHLENMVKVKQAGAVVMPACPGFYNKPQTIDDLVDNVVGRILDQAGIDNDIFRRWGEPEKKKSTLPASSTKIRREKQ; the protein is encoded by the coding sequence CTGGATGTACTCAACGGGCATGTAGAGACTCACCTGATCATCTCAGAGCAGGGCAGAGAAATTATCGAGTACGAGACGGATATCCCGGTCGACAGGGTCATTAAAAAGGCTACCTTCTACCACGATGATGGAGACTTCATGGCACCGGTGGCCAGCGGCTCTTACCGGTGGGATACAATGGTCATCGTGCCATGCACCATGAAAACCCTGTCCTCCATCGCCACCGGCTTCGCCGATACGCTCATCAGCCGGGCTGCAGACGTGACCTTAAAGGAGAGCCGCAGGCTTATCATTGTGCCCAGGGAGATGCCTCTAAATCTCGTCCACCTCGAGAACATGGTCAAGGTAAAGCAGGCTGGCGCAGTCGTCATGCCCGCATGCCCTGGCTTCTATAACAAGCCTCAGACGATCGACGACCTCGTCGATAACGTCGTCGGGAGAATACTTGATCAGGCGGGCATCGACAACGATATTTTCCGGCGGTGGGGGGAGCCGGAGAAGAAAAAGAGCACCCTGCCGGCTTCGTCGACGAAGATACGGAGAGAGAAGCAATAA
- a CDS encoding HesA/MoeB/ThiF family protein, with product MQPLALTDYDRRRYNRQMLIRGFGEAGQEKLRKARVFIAGCGGLGSPIATYMAVAGFGTLVIADMDIVDLSNLNRQILHWDKNVGEDKVKSGYEKLAQINPSINIEPFNGRIDENNVIELTKGCDLIMDAMDNFETRYLLNRASLHHNIPLIHGSVWGMEGRITTLIPGKTPCLECIFPKAPPKEVFPVLGATPGVIGTLQVTEAVKVILGIGEPLAGRLLVYDGEYMEFHELKIERNPACAACGKP from the coding sequence ATGCAGCCACTTGCGTTGACAGACTACGACCGCCGCCGCTACAACCGCCAGATGCTTATCAGGGGCTTCGGGGAAGCCGGCCAGGAAAAGCTCAGGAAGGCCAGAGTATTCATCGCCGGGTGCGGAGGGCTGGGCAGCCCGATTGCTACATACATGGCAGTCGCCGGGTTCGGTACGCTGGTCATCGCAGACATGGACATCGTCGACCTATCCAACCTGAATCGGCAGATCCTGCACTGGGATAAAAACGTGGGAGAGGACAAGGTAAAGAGCGGCTATGAAAAACTGGCCCAGATCAATCCGTCGATCAATATAGAGCCCTTCAACGGCCGTATAGACGAAAATAATGTGATCGAGCTCACGAAAGGCTGTGACCTGATCATGGACGCCATGGACAACTTCGAAACCCGGTACCTGCTCAACAGGGCCTCGCTTCATCACAACATTCCGCTTATCCACGGCTCGGTCTGGGGCATGGAAGGCAGGATCACCACTTTGATACCGGGAAAGACGCCCTGCCTCGAATGTATCTTCCCGAAGGCGCCGCCGAAGGAAGTATTCCCGGTGCTTGGAGCCACCCCTGGTGTCATCGGCACACTCCAGGTTACCGAAGCGGTAAAAGTGATACTGGGAATAGGTGAACCCCTCGCGGGACGGCTGCTTGTCTACGATGGGGAGTATATGGAGTTCCATGAGCTGAAAATCGAGCGTAATCCTGCCTGCGCTGCCTGTGGCAAGCCCTAA
- a CDS encoding UbiD family decarboxylase, protein MTTGFREFIEMQRKEGNVLDVTKTVSPIFEAPRMAYNDKRCIVFHDCFGRKAAMNVMNSREQLARALGVSQDQIISKLSSTGYDGQIRRVDDSPMFEVKSKANLSTLPIMKHFKKDGGAYITAGIVVSKYKDQVNASIHRLMVVNDNTLAARLVPPRHTYVLHKEAAKHNEPLQVGIVIGVDPVTVFAASTRVPEGLEWNYAAALKGEPLELVTLDNGVEVPHGEIVLEGEIDPTEKVKEGPFVDITGSYDHIRPEPVIHLKKMYSRKDPIYHGILPGGAEHKLLMGVPYEPLIYKAVGGVTKVKNVVLTEGGCCYLHAIVQIEKQTEGDGMNAIMAAFAAHTSLKHVVIVDTDINIFDPMDVEYAIATRVKADKDVMIISNVRGSSLDPVCEDNVTSKMGIDATRPLKASDKFERAKI, encoded by the coding sequence ATGACCACAGGATTCAGAGAATTCATCGAAATGCAGCGAAAAGAAGGCAATGTGCTGGACGTGACGAAGACTGTATCACCGATCTTCGAGGCGCCGCGCATGGCGTACAACGACAAGCGCTGCATTGTCTTCCACGACTGTTTCGGCCGCAAGGCTGCCATGAATGTGATGAACTCACGAGAGCAGTTAGCGAGGGCCCTGGGAGTCAGCCAGGACCAGATCATCAGCAAGCTCAGCAGCACTGGCTATGACGGCCAAATCCGGAGGGTCGATGACTCCCCGATGTTCGAGGTCAAGTCTAAGGCGAACCTGAGCACTCTGCCCATCATGAAGCACTTCAAGAAAGATGGCGGCGCATACATTACAGCAGGCATAGTCGTTTCTAAGTATAAGGATCAGGTGAATGCCTCCATCCACCGTCTGATGGTTGTCAACGACAACACTCTGGCAGCCCGGCTGGTTCCGCCCCGCCACACCTACGTGCTCCACAAGGAAGCCGCTAAACACAACGAGCCCCTGCAGGTCGGCATCGTCATCGGCGTAGACCCTGTGACCGTTTTCGCAGCATCCACCCGGGTGCCCGAAGGCCTCGAGTGGAACTATGCCGCAGCCCTCAAGGGCGAGCCGCTGGAACTGGTCACGCTGGACAACGGCGTGGAGGTGCCTCACGGCGAGATCGTCCTCGAAGGCGAGATCGACCCGACGGAGAAGGTCAAGGAGGGCCCCTTCGTAGACATAACCGGCTCTTACGATCACATCCGCCCCGAACCCGTCATCCACCTGAAAAAGATGTACTCCCGGAAAGACCCGATCTACCACGGCATCCTGCCCGGCGGCGCAGAGCACAAGCTACTCATGGGCGTGCCCTACGAGCCGCTCATCTACAAAGCCGTCGGCGGCGTAACCAAGGTGAAGAACGTCGTCCTCACCGAGGGCGGGTGCTGCTACCTGCACGCGATCGTGCAGATCGAGAAACAGACCGAAGGCGACGGCATGAACGCCATCATGGCAGCGTTCGCCGCCCACACCAGCCTCAAGCACGTGGTCATCGTGGACACTGACATCAACATTTTCGACCCGATGGACGTCGAATATGCGATCGCTACCAGAGTCAAGGCCGATAAGGACGTCATGATCATCTCCAACGTCCGGGGCAGCTCGCTGGACCCGGTCTGCGAGGACAATGTGACCTCCAAAATGGGCATTGACGCGACCAGGCCGCTGAAAGCCAGCGATAAATTCGAGAGGGCGAAGATCTGA
- a CDS encoding radical SAM protein — MVADIGRQPVKDDTGSMYYSLCDGCRLCHQGAKMVLFITGVCGRDCYYCPISSERKNVDSTYANERMVESDQDVLEEARGMDALGTGITGGEPLARLERTLYYIRLLKAEFGQEHHIHLYTCTAPSRDVLMQLKDAGLDELRMHPPRELWDHFYGSKYHDSLKQAIELGMSAGIEIPAIAKVPEIERAIVKAGAFLNLNELEFSDTNSQAMKQRNYRLRDAVSNAVQGSETLAHEIVLNSSANIRYCSSRFKDAIQLRQRLKRTASRIAREFDEITDDGTIVYGEIRGDLAKARTVIQTLGVPQEMYACIDKERIELAWWILDDIAEELAGFEKSIVERYPLKDGLVVERIPL; from the coding sequence ATGGTCGCAGACATCGGCAGACAACCCGTCAAAGACGATACAGGCTCTATGTACTATAGCCTCTGCGATGGATGCAGGCTCTGCCATCAGGGCGCCAAGATGGTACTCTTCATTACTGGCGTCTGCGGAAGAGACTGCTACTACTGTCCCATATCTTCCGAGAGAAAGAACGTTGATTCTACTTACGCCAACGAGCGAATGGTCGAGTCCGACCAGGATGTGCTTGAGGAAGCCCGGGGTATGGATGCCCTGGGTACTGGTATCACCGGGGGCGAGCCGCTGGCGAGGCTGGAGCGTACCCTCTACTATATCCGGCTGCTAAAGGCTGAGTTCGGGCAGGAGCATCACATCCACCTCTACACGTGTACTGCGCCGTCCCGGGATGTCCTTATGCAGCTGAAGGATGCCGGCCTGGACGAGCTGAGAATGCATCCGCCCCGGGAGCTATGGGATCACTTCTACGGCTCTAAATATCACGATTCACTTAAGCAGGCTATAGAACTCGGCATGAGCGCGGGCATCGAGATACCTGCCATCGCTAAAGTGCCCGAGATAGAGCGGGCGATTGTCAAAGCCGGGGCTTTCCTGAACCTGAACGAGCTGGAATTCTCCGACACCAACAGCCAGGCGATGAAGCAGAGAAACTATCGCCTGAGGGATGCGGTATCCAATGCAGTCCAGGGCTCTGAAACTCTGGCGCACGAGATAGTTTTAAATAGCAGTGCAAATATTAGGTATTGTTCCTCGCGTTTTAAGGATGCCATTCAGCTGCGGCAAAGGCTGAAGCGGACAGCGTCGAGGATAGCGAGAGAGTTCGACGAGATCACCGACGATGGTACAATCGTTTACGGGGAGATCCGGGGCGACCTCGCAAAAGCCCGGACGGTTATCCAGACTCTGGGCGTTCCGCAGGAGATGTATGCCTGCATCGACAAAGAACGGATTGAACTCGCCTGGTGGATCCTCGATGACATCGCCGAGGAACTGGCCGGTTTTGAGAAGTCCATTGTCGAAAGGTATCCCCTGAAAGACGGGCTGGTCGTGGAGAGAATACCTTTATGA
- a CDS encoding DUF2551 domain-containing protein codes for MVTLNSTEDEMVLVRIKDYLSRDKDGRRRAVLEMFLENGPYETKDIDDRLREKNFDVKNKGTPAMVGLMGSKTGILSVDVTGDHNVYSIKEKYKHLVREALRETENA; via the coding sequence GTGGTCACTCTGAATAGTACGGAAGACGAAATGGTGCTCGTAAGGATCAAGGATTACCTCAGCCGGGATAAGGACGGCCGTCGCCGTGCAGTTCTGGAGATGTTCCTTGAGAACGGGCCCTATGAGACAAAAGACATAGACGACAGGCTCCGGGAAAAGAACTTCGACGTCAAGAACAAGGGTACCCCTGCAATGGTAGGCCTGATGGGCTCCAAGACCGGTATCCTCAGTGTGGACGTCACCGGTGACCACAACGTGTATTCCATTAAGGAAAAATACAAGCACCTCGTCAGAGAGGCGCTGAGAGAGACTGAGAACGCGTGA
- the uppS gene encoding polyprenyl diphosphate synthase: MQLKGILRNMLFSRWYEHIPVIYKWYELSMKREILKGPIPQHIAIIMDGNRRYAKRMGEVVEKGHMLGADTTERVIQWCEQLRVRQLTLYSFSTENFQRNEREKKAIFNLIKDKLRKSRESPETHKYKIRINCIGDMDMLPDDMREEIRETHNATGKYDNFFLNVALAYGGRKEIVDGAARIAEKVKAREMNPEEITEDTIDQYLYFDKKQKSSVDLIIRTGGDERTSNFLPWQASGNECAIYISAPYWPEFRKIDFYRAIRAYQNRDRDHKVKYALRVIKIKKRAGQFRKTEVVDCLKSGLSLTAEEADSILKDPHVVRAMKGAAA, encoded by the coding sequence ATGCAGCTTAAAGGTATCCTACGCAACATGCTGTTTTCCAGGTGGTACGAGCACATACCTGTCATTTACAAGTGGTATGAGCTTTCCATGAAGCGCGAGATACTGAAAGGCCCGATTCCCCAGCACATCGCCATCATCATGGACGGCAACCGCCGATATGCAAAGCGCATGGGCGAGGTGGTCGAAAAAGGGCATATGCTGGGTGCCGATACGACTGAGCGGGTCATCCAGTGGTGTGAGCAGCTCAGAGTTCGCCAGCTGACGCTTTACTCCTTTTCGACTGAAAATTTTCAGCGAAACGAACGCGAAAAGAAGGCGATTTTTAACCTGATCAAGGACAAGCTGAGAAAATCCCGGGAGAGCCCCGAGACTCATAAGTATAAGATCCGGATCAACTGCATAGGCGACATGGACATGCTGCCGGACGACATGCGGGAAGAGATCCGGGAAACCCACAATGCCACAGGTAAATACGATAACTTCTTCCTCAACGTGGCACTGGCCTACGGCGGCCGCAAAGAGATCGTAGACGGCGCTGCCAGAATCGCGGAAAAGGTCAAGGCCAGAGAAATGAATCCGGAAGAGATCACCGAGGACACCATAGACCAGTACCTGTACTTCGACAAAAAGCAAAAATCCAGCGTCGACCTGATCATCCGCACAGGCGGGGACGAGCGTACGTCCAATTTCCTCCCCTGGCAGGCGAGCGGCAACGAGTGTGCAATATACATTTCAGCACCCTACTGGCCTGAATTCCGCAAGATCGACTTCTACCGGGCAATCCGGGCTTACCAGAACCGGGACCGGGACCACAAGGTCAAGTACGCGCTGAGAGTTATCAAGATCAAAAAACGGGCCGGCCAGTTCAGGAAAACTGAGGTCGTCGACTGCCTGAAATCCGGGCTCTCCTTAACCGCCGAAGAGGCGGACTCGATTTTGAAAGACCCGCACGTAGTCCGGGCGATGAAAGGCGCTGCCGCATAA